The sequence GATGACAATGTGGTCAATCATTTGTAgttttactttgttttgttaatgaGAGGAGCAGTTTAGCCCCCTACATACTTAGCAAAGAAATTAAGTATTAGATAGAGACAATCTTTGACAAGTTCCAATCAAAGCATGTGAGAGGAATGCCTTTGTTTAATTGATTTATGCATTAGATGCATTataatattaagaaaatgaCAGCGTAAAACGCGTTTTTTCCACCAAATCCCATGTTTATCTCTTTCCAACATTTTTGTCTGAATATTTTGTGCAATGCACTATATAAGTGTGTTTATGATCTGGCTTGTTCCTTATCTATTTGTCCATTGGTGGTGCTTTGTCATGCCCGCCTAGGTATGGACCTAGTTTATGACTATAATTAAGTGGTTTGAATTTAGACAGGAGCATGAATCTGTAAGTACTAAACTAATGGGAGGAGATTAATGAATCTGGAATACCTCAGAAACAGTACTAGTTCGTGACGGTAAGGGCGCGACTGATAGGTTTGCTACACGTTTGGAAATTCTGCTGCATAATTAGAGAGTCAACAATAACCTAACCATTTAGAAATCAACATCCGTGAGTGATGAAAAGGGACAGTTTGCTTGTCATATTCAAGCATTGATTTAATTAgttattaattgaaaaataaactataCTTTAATCAAGTAAATGGCAAACATGTTATATTTAATTCAAACACCATGTTAGGGAGTAATGCATAGAAACTAATCAAAGTTATTTGTCGTTTATAATCCCAGGTTTTAATTAATACATTCTATCCAGTTATGAGCttcaatcaaattttctttagaaatattttaatcGGTGGTCTAAACCAACTAGACCCTTATTGGTTCTTCATAGGAAGTGGTTAAAAGAGAAGGGATAAGTAAGAATTTCATTGGAAGGTTCATTAGAAATCATGTGGTCAATCAGAGAAACCAAATTGCTTTCAAATAGAGGACTTTTTCattattataacaaaaagtaaatCTTACTTTCTGACTGAGATAACTTCAGAATCTGCATGTAACCGACCTGTTATATACCCTAacataaaaatctaaaattcgGTGCAGAAAATCTATGAGAGAGAATAAAACTACATTAATTAGTAGCAGAGGAAAGCTCATTTCCTTACTAAGATAACTTTAAAAATCTGTGAGGCTACAAAGTgtaataattttaaatcattCAATATATGCTCAGAGTAAGTCTAATTTTCTCAGTTGGATAACTTTTAAAGTTGCTGCATTTGCTGAAAGAGCACTCCATAATTGAGAGGTAGAGAGAGATATGGaagtcaaattataattttttttttcttttttaaacctAAATGTTAATCTTTCTAAGCCTTGATTGGCTCATTGTGACATTGAAGCTTGTCTCACTGAAGGAGGCAAGCCCTCTGGCATGTCATTGGTGATGGGGCTTATCCTGAATCTTCATAGGTTTATTTTTTCCCTGCTAGCTATGATATCACTGATATATGTTGCTCTTATTTTGCTGATTGGGTGGACATCCAATTATTAGAGGCTCAATTTACTAATGTTTGTGTCAGACCATGTCACATTTTACTCTCTCTTTTAACtagtatttttcattaattgaaatgcaaaataaatttgtaatgaATGCACTACCGTTGAGGGTAACCTCgaaagaacaaagaacaaagaacaaagaacaaatttagttattagaagaaaaaagaaaatgcattcAGACATACTAGTGACAATTagagaacccaaaaaaattgaTGTACCAATCATATAATAACCTTGTATCTGGTGCATAAAACTTTCACTTTTGCAAAGTTTGAGTGAGATTATTGGTAGATAACCTAAACCAATCATATAACAAggataattgaaaaaaaaagggaagattGGAAATTGCATTAAGGAGGCAATGTGGATCAAACCTGGCCACATCCATCAAGTGGGGGTGAGTCCAAAGCTTCCagaagtaattaaaaaaaaaattcaaaataaaggcTCAGATTATGGAAAGTGCCATGAAAACAACCACATGCTTTCCTATTCTATGCCTTTAATTTCTATTTGGTGCATCGCCCACTAATCATTGCTCAGCAAAAATACAAATTCCATTGGTCCCACAGTCTCAATGGAAAAGCCAATTGGCAGAAGACAACATATACTTTATTATCCAATCAGAATTTTCCACAACTGCAAAAATTAAGAATCCCaacctttttttatattattatttattaatccAATAACACACCAAAGGTTTAATAGACTGGTTCATTGTTTGTTTCCATGTTTTTATTGCATGGCCTTACAAATACACAATAGGACATGCCATAAAGGCTGTGCAAGACAATGGTAAAGTAATAGTTTCTGGCATGCTGATGCAACACTACATGTTTTTTCTTCCTGCAATTTAAGCATTTTGTTGGGTTTTCACCCATAAAATCAATTTCTGATAAGAAAATAATGTAAGACCATGTTTGATTGGTCCTTTTCAGTCTGCATCCTTGGTTAAAAGCTAAACCAAGGAGAAAAACTTTTCACTCCCTCCAATTGGCACATTTATAATGTTTTTATGTTGTGCAGAGACTAAAAAGATCTGAGACAACATGAAATGTTTCATCTGCCTTGTGACGTACAACTCAAAACATTTATATCACCAAACACTTCCTTAAGTCTCGTCATGTATTATTATGTCACACCAAATGAAGATTTAGCTGTTTTGGTTGACCTAATTGATCTTAATATcattgttataataataattataataatatttttcttcttcttaacttTATATGCAAGGTAATATGATTGtttcacaagaaaaaaaaaagtggtaagGGGGTGCACtggttttctttcaatttttctctttgttcATAAAGGTTTATGCTTCATGTGAAATGGAAATTATTCTTAGCATCCACCTTTGTCATTCTtgttcatttctttatttttcttttcatgtgaGCCTTTTTCAAAATGTCCTGCCATGATTTTTAAGAACTCACATGGCAGTGAACTTTCTCATTGATTATGCAATAAAGAACGGAGAAAGAAAAATCCTtcaagtgaaagaaaaaaatacataattaatTGGCCAGTTGTCCACTAGCAACATTCTCTAATCAATAAAAGATTGAATTTGCTCATGGGTGAGGCAATCAATACTATTTACCAAGATCAATATGAGCTATATTTTGTTCTTTACTTCTACCTAGAATACTAGTCTAGTACTAGTATATGATTAAACTTCAATATCAAGCTAATTCAATCCAAGGTGACAAAATTTCAACTATAGAAAAAATATCTCAACTTGcactaatttttatttctttcaatttcttttattttttttaatatcaaaacCAAACTATATTGGATTAAAGTCCACATCATTTGCTACAGTCCTATCTGATTATCTGCTATTTGCAACTTAACCACCGGACCTAAGAAACAGTGGCCCTAATTTGACTACTGACTACTGTGGAATGAATCATGTGACTAAAgaaaaaaccaacccaaatatataattttaattgaaaaggTCATTGAATTTTGGTTGGCTAGTCAAACtgatttaaaagaaataattaagtTACTAAAACCATTTTTAAGAGCTTTGTAACTCAACATTAcacttatttttacatactttttcacctatATATAtgtccaaaaaatacaaacaacctTACCAAACAGCATCTAAGttactaaaactatttttaagagtTTTGCAATTCAATTAGCATATAATGTTTTTGATGGAAGCCTCtagagttcaaaaaaaaaaattgcttcactctcttcttttcttcttattatttttctttattattattattattatttttttaatgagattggAAATCATATAAGACTACCAAAATTTAAGTAtccatttcttaaaaaaaaaatagtattaaaagtACCGTCGGTAaaggttggagagaaaaaacacaaaaagaacaAATATCTCAAGGGAGCAACTCCCATCTTTCAAGGGTATtgatattttcctattttaatcaaagatattaaaactttcacATGACAAAAAGGCGAGCAAAGTGCAAAGCACGGAAGGGTCACAAGGTTGAGTTCCACTTTATAATTACAGCATCTCTCTTAGAACTCACACTCAAGATGAAAACACAaccctttctaaaaaaaaaaaaaaaaagaaaacgcaACAAACAGTAAACCAAAAATGTtacactcacactcacactcacactctcacacacacacacacacacaaacaaacaatttatttaactataattttatatatatatttatatgtgtgtgtgtctaagagagagagagagagaaaaatgtcacactcacacacacacacaaacacacaatttatttaactataattatatatatatatatatatatatatgtgtgtgtgtgtgtgtgtgtgtgtgtctaagagagagagagagggagcgagaaataatagtaaaatataaaTCAGTATCATGTGATAAATCAGTACTAGTAGCCAAATCAAATTGTGAAGTGAATCAGTCTTATAAACCAgaatcaatcaatcaaaaagaAACACAAGTAGAAGAAATTCTTCAGTATTAGTAACCCGAATGAGACAAAATTAAGTGATATGAAACCAGATAATGACATAAATAATTTGGAATTAGCCGCACAATATCAAGATTTtagaagtgataaaaaaaaaaatgtaagaataagaaatataataaaattgtaaaagaagaaaaagaaattgtttcaGAAATAATGGCATGTTATGAAGATTTACCTTTAGAATTAAGAGTTATAATTTTTGAGACTAGCTACAGAAGCATGGTATTCTTCGTATAAGTATCTTgaatcacaaaaaaagaaattgaccaaaaaatgcaaaaattttaattctgaAAATTGTCCAAGATTAGTAGAACATAATGGATCCAGTTTTAAAGTTTATTATTGTACTTCAAAAGATATTTTAATCTACGAATATTTTgatcaaaattattttgatgGTATGAGTAATGCATTGGTATTAATTCAAATCAGTTCAATTATCATTGGTATGAGTAATGCATTCCACAATTATTTTGCATCAAGACATGTTTTCTTCGACAAACGTATTAATCATGTGAAGCATGAGTATCAACCTTATCTCTTCGAATCAGAATTATTTGATTCGGTATCAGTCTTCATCAAATAAATCAAGATAATTCAAACGTTTCACTATTTAGTAGAAGAAGAATCAGCTTTGTAGAAGTATCAACTTTGCAAAAGTATCAATCACGTTTTTTAGCAGGGAGAAGTATTATTggaatttttacttttttcagtCCCAGTATTAGTAATTAttgaagaaattatatatatatatatatatatatatatatatatatatattggctaATTGTAATTCTTGTAATTCTGTGTTGTATTAGACTTTGGTTAATGTGCCTATATAAAGGCCTCTTTACACAATTTTATGAGCGATTCAATATAGTACAATGTGTCCAAGCTCAATGTTCATTGTAGCTGGTACGAGTTAATTGTATTTTCCTCAAATTGTGGTGTAGTTTCATTGAACTTTAAAATTGTTAATAAGAACTTTATCTCTattgttagagcatccacaccagctcatttattttacacatctatttttataCCAAAagcctactttttctattttacacattcatttttaccaaacacccacatcagttcatctattctatcacctcttttaattaaataatcaattttttcaataattttattatttctcttaacTAACACTATACAAACGTGCGcgctctcattctttctctctacccattttttctgaaattgctctctctctctctctctctctctctctctctctctctctctctctctctctctctctctctctctctctctctctctccccatttTCCAAATCACCCATTTTCCAGATCAACTCTCCCGATAGCTCTAATCCACAGGACCGAAACACACTCTGATTCACAGCTCCGAGCCACGAGCTCTGATCTGAGCTCCAATCCATGATCCACACTTTGATCCACATCTCTGAGCCACAAGCTCCAATCCGAGCTCCAACCCACGATCCACACTCCAATCCACAGCTCTGAACCACAAGCTTCGAtctgagctccgatccaccatccaTAGCTCGGATCCACAGCTCTaagccacgagctccgatccaccatccacagctccgagccacgagctccgatccacaagctCCATGTGTTgtgtatctctgtttttttttttttttagcaagtgtATCTATGTTGAtttctgtgtggatgtgtttgtgtgtgggtgtgtttttgtgcatatgagaaaaaagaagaagatgagctATTAACTAGGATTGTTTAgcatggagaagagagagaaaaaaaaaagcaaacaggaaattataaaaaaatgagataaacGAGCTACATTAACCATAtttatttacacggttactgtaactCATGGATGGATTTCcacaattttaaacatttttacacccactgatgtggatgtttttttgctcaaaatgtataaaattggtagttttttctgttttagaattttttacaTGAGCTGGTATGGATACTCTTAGAATTTCCGTCAAACTtgactctaaaataaaattccatCAAATTTAATGGAAAAGTAGAAACTTTCCTGGAAAATATTCCTAAAGAAATTTGATGAAAACGGTATAGGAAAAATCGTTTATTACCAATATTTAAAGAGAGATAGTActtagttttttagtttaattttttctgTACAAGACCTATGTtgatatttttatatgaaaactGCAATTATATACTCTTATAAGCAATGCAACATATatcattttattctattttaataatattacaaAGAAGAACTATGATTTGAATCTTATTCTATATTAGTGTGTAGTTCTGTACATATGCAcggatacaattaaaaataattataattatacaatttttttgaagaaaagattTAGATAATACATAATATTAGTTTACACTTTTTaactatatatttctaaaatatataatagttttccattatatatatatatatgatttaaattttaattggatttaaaGTCTTCGATTTTTTcacttaataatttatttgtcacaaaaattaaaaaaataagtaaatatgtGGCGGAAAAAGTGGACTCTAATTGAAatatgatttagaatctaattgaatttaaacctttcaatttttatattcaataattcatttaacacaaaattgagaatccaattataatctaattagattttctctaagttttgactattaatgtatatataaattgttgtaaccgtcaaattataaaaataactagagcataattttatttaaatcgtattagaaaaagtttttcttcttattaattACAAAACAGTTTAAGAAATCATACGTttgaaataccaaaaaaattttttaaaaaaaatctaaaaaatcttTACAGTATTatagaaggggagagagagagagagaaaaataaaaataaaaataaaaaaaagagagagagaaagattgacGCACGAAAACGAGAGAGAGGCAAATAAGAGCAGGGCATGTGAAGCTGTGAATATAGTAAGGACGCGTGGTTCCCTCTCCCTTCTTTGTGATTGCTTTTAAGCCCCTTCTTCCCACTCACCTTCCATTTCCAATTCCATTTGGAAAACCTTTTCcaaacccatctctctctctctctctctctctgattcaTTCTTCAATTTTCATCATCAATACTTTCACAATTCTCAACCAtctcaaaaaacccaaaaaaaaccaaacctcCTCTCACCCCCatacacaacaacaaaaacaaggtATACATATTTACATGTCTCATGTCATTTTCTCAATTCATATTTATCCTGTAATATCGCTGAATCACAAAACTGTATTTCACGAGAAATCTCGTGATGACAGTGTAACTGAACCACGAAACTCTCGTGTTTTCATattatcaatttccacaatttttcttttttctttttttacttgatttgattattatatttatatttttgtttcaatCCACAGGtatattgtgaaattgtgtTTCTTTCAATGGAGTCTGCGATCTCAAACCCGGATTTCAACTTAGAAGACGAAGAGTTGAAGCGAACGAAGCGTAGAAAAACCGAGACGAGAGATCCGGAATCGGATCCAAAACCCGAAACGATCAAATGGAGATCCGAATCGGAGCAACGAAACTACTCCACGAAGCTCGTCGAAGCTCTCCGCCAAGTCCGCCGCAattcctcctcttcctcctcgCCGTCGTCAGCCAAGCTCGTCGGACGACACCGCGAGATCCGAGACGCGGCGAACCGAGTTCTCGCCGTATCGGCCAAAGGAAAAACCCGGTGGAGCCGGGCGATTCTAACGAGTCGACTCAGTTCGAAACTCgctcacaacaacaacaactacaacAACACGAAGCACAAGAAAGGAGCGAACAGAGTCGGCGCTAAGGTGACCGGCTGTAGCCGGTTGAGTAGGCCGGAGAAGAAGAGGTTACCGCCTGTGCAAAGGAAAGTGAAGGTTCTGAGCCGGTTAGTCCCCGGTTGCCGAAAAGTCTCGCTGCCGAACCTTCTAGAAGAAACCACTGATTACATAGCGGCTTTAGAGATGCAAGTCCGAGCCATGACCAAAATCACTGAGATTTTAACCGGCGCTCCGGTTAACCGGTTCGCTTCTAGCTaaccctaattaaaaaaaaaaaaaaacttgtaaacaAAGgtgtttttaccttttttttttttttaattttttgtttttttaatatttttgttcctttttttttggtggatttataaattcatgtattttattgtatacatgactttttctttcttttctttcttttgccgTTACTctatcttatctttttttaattttttaatattatttaaaaaatattttattctttgatTGAATTGCACATGGTACCTAATTTGATGTTATTTAGTATTAAGACAGGTGGGATAGGATTATGATTGATGGGTCaataagggtttgtttggaaaGTTTTGGGGTTGTGATGAGAGACACTATTggcacaccaaaaaaaaaaatgtaaatatttatttctttattttcatgTTAGTTTCATACatttgtttaaagtttttgttttaggttcaaaagaaattaataaccgacataaaatttagttactttattaaaaaaaaaaagaaaatgaatctATAGAAGATATACGTTGTTGGTTCAAAGCGACAAATAGACAAACAACACCACATGATAACATAATGTTTATGGAAAAGGGGCTGAATGGTGCATGTTCAcactacaaattttataaatcataagacaaaattataaatgttgaaaaaataaagtataaatagTTCATTGTTTTTGTGCTTGATTTCTGTATTTTGGAATATTCTTATGGAATTTGGGCTACATGGAACATTAATCATTTTGGGTTCAAAGTTGTGCATGGCACCACGTCATAAgcattgtgttttttttaaaacatttttaacaTGTTGTGTGAGTGGGGAAGGGACAGAATAAAACAagttgaaattataaatttgaaaaaagtgtgtgaaaagtATCAATAGTTCATTGGTTTTGTGGTTGATTTCATATTATAAAGAGACGTTTTTACAGAATTTGGTGCAgtaggaaaataaataattttgggaATGCGAAATAGTTGACattgtaaattaaaaattttcaccaaacaaggattttaaaaaaaaaaaagtaaaagagagtGCAAAAACTATTAACAATTCGTTGCCTTGTCCTTGATGCCCATAGAATTAATGGATCTTTATGTAGGATTTGGGACAACtgaaaaagtgaattttttttgggtccaaCTATGTTCATTGCCACATGCAAAGAACACGTtgcccttttttatttattcaaagaTACCTTGGCCTAAGTGGGAAATGGTGGAGTAAGAATTGATTGGCattgtgaatttcaaaaaatcactaaaaaaaacaatcaaagttaaaataaataaccaaaaagCAAAGTGTCAAAGGAAGGGGATTCAAGGTTGTCTCCATGTGAAAAGCACCAGATGCATGTTCTTGAGCTCAAAATCTATGtatgttttactttttctcCTTTAGCAATCCTTGTAGTTTTGTGTCAAAAGTGAACCTTATCCTTTCAGTCAAAACAAAGATCATTGTCCTTATCATGCCAACCATATAACAATCTAAAAATTTATCCTCTACTATTTTCACTTGTATTGGTTAGCTAAATTTTACTCTTACATTAAGTTTTTACTGATACTTTTCTACTTCTACtcagaaaaacaaataaagttgCTTTACCTATTTTTGATGGTAGAATGTTTCCTGATATGGTGTTGACAATTAGATTTTGATGTCTCATTGCTGCTTAACAAGCATTTACAACATAACatgtttttggtgttttaagACTTCCaaagttctttttgtttattccCCACTAGGGAAGGAACAAAGATTAAAGGGCAGGTGAATCTTCTGGCAAAAGATAATTCTTCCTGAAATATTTATTGTCCCCTATTGCTTACAACTaatcaaaataaatgcattCTGTTCTGAGTTGTTGTAACTTGTAGTCCTAGAATAATTTGCACAAGAttggaaataaaagaaaaaaggagggGATGGTGAAAGTTAAGACTGGGATCCTTTGGTAGATTTGGATAAATTGAAAGATATGAATTGGTAAGAAGTTAACCCCACATTCCCAAAAGTTAGCACATATAGGCCAAATTGGTCTTATGAAAGCCAGCCTCACATCATGTGCCTCAGAGGCCCTACAGTTTCAAGTGCACTGACCCTTAACCCCACCCTCCCACAATGGCATGCATGTGAGTATTGAAACCTTCACATGCTATTTTAAGAATAGGGAAATGCTTGGcttttgaagaagttgttgCTGCTGCTTCCACATTGTTCTAAGAGTAGAACATTATAGGTCCTATCCAAGACCATGCAGTTCTGGGGACCCAAACCCCACCATCATAGAggtagaaaattgaaaaattaaataaataaaaaaattggtcacTCTAGGAAAATGCCTTTTTCCCCAATTTTAAGGGCTTACACGTGCACAACTAAGGGTAGCTACCCCATCTGTcaatttttataaatcaaaGACAGATAGGTCTTGAGTGGCATCCCTatcaaaagggttttttttcttttcctttcagCCAAAATTGGTCATGATTGTTGAAGCAATTTAAGGACCACatatgttgttttgtttttaggcACTGCCTATCTTGAAATTATTTGTGGTGTGTTCTTCTCTCATTCATTTCTTCCTTTCATACATGTACACCATAATTCCACACATGCATCCATGTGCCTTCATTTAACAAGccatctttttcctttttcctgttcttttgttttttttcttttgttttccttttcttgaatAAATCTACAGATGCGCCCAAACAGTTTTTTTAGGCTATGGGCATTACTACAGTGggaaatttccaaaaaaaaaaatggtccaCTAGCCTAGTTTGTATGGGTTGGCTAGTCTCCGTTGGAAGATATCATACAAGGAATGTGTTTCTTTCAAGAAACTTTTTACCCTTAGTTCATGATGACACCCATTTTAAAGCAAATTTTCTGGACTTTAGGCTAAGTGCTCTTGCATTATTATGGTTTCAAAGggtaaaaagtaataataattcaatagtcATAACTTTTCTCACAAATGTTTTCATAATTGCAAAGGTGACGAGTTATTACTGGTAGATAATGAAATAATATCATTGATGTGCTCATACgaaaatcaataataacttaccaacTCAACAATAATGATAAAATGTCTTTTAGGCACCCCTATGTTCTTTGGCCTCAAAGAAAATTGTCCATTTTTAGTCAAACTTTAAACCATACAAGCAATATTAGGTTGTCCTAGAAACGCCCTtcttttttcatggttttgttTGTCAAAAAATTGGGATAAACCTTGGGATCAATTAAATGGGGTAACTGATTTCCTTACCCAAGTTTTTCAAGTACAAGTTTCAATCTCATCATAATGTCATGGTACTTAAATCTTTAATTGTGTCTTAAGCTGTTTAATTGTGGTACCCATGATGTTGACCTATCTATATGTTGGGGGTAGTATCAATAATTAGCAGAGGAGCCTTATGCCCTAAAGCACCATAATATCATAATCTATCGCATGACCCATATTTTGAACTTTTGTATGAATCCAAAGTTAAGATAATTAGATGATCAAGCTGTCAAATAAGTTTGATATTTTATGCCTTTTCTTTTATGGTAGATTTTGGTCATTTATCTAATACTTACCTAGCAATTGCTATTAGATAACTAATAAGGACTATTGAAGAGTAAACCACCAAAATTGCCATTAATTTCAAGTCTCAACCCCACCAACTATTAATGGTTTCTTGGAAGAAAATCTTAGGCTTTACTTTTGACTTGTTTGAATCTATGATCTATCATATTCTTGCCACCTTGTATAATAGCATTAGTCCTCATCAGCCACCACATGCTTAGGCCTTAGAGGCAGGTACATTATATGACTTCAATTGAGCCATGTTTGAACATTTgaaaccattaaaaaatatcTATTGAAGAATGTCTATATCTATTTACTGACAATAGTATTAATGTCTGGTGATTAGGTGCACAATTTAAAGCCCCcatgttaaattttatgtcGGCCTTCTCTAATGTTAGTTTGGTTTTATATTCGTACATTGTTTATTGCTCTTCCAGGACATATAGCTAATACAAGTATACATGACTTTAAGGTGCGACCAGCAGTA comes from Castanea sativa cultivar Marrone di Chiusa Pesio chromosome 3, ASM4071231v1 and encodes:
- the LOC142629486 gene encoding transcription factor bHLH149; this encodes MESAISNPDFNLEDEELKRTKRRKTETRDPESDPKPETIKWRSESEQRNYSTKLVEALRQVRRNSSSSSSPSSAKLVGRHREIRDAANRVLAVSAKGKTRWSRAILTSRLSSKLAHNNNNYNNTKHKKGANRVGAKVTGCSRLSRPEKKRLPPVQRKVKVLSRLVPGCRKVSLPNLLEETTDYIAALEMQVRAMTKITEILTGAPVNRFASS